The genomic region TCGACCTCGCCGAAGCGCAGGTGCTCGCAGGCGAAACCGGCTGCCCGCAGCCGCGCGGCGATCAACTGCTGGCAACCGGCATCGTCCGGCGTCACCGACGACCGGGCGATCAGTTCACAAGTCAGATCAAGAACGTCACTCACCGCACTCGCCTCCACACCATCATTCCGAGCGTAGCGAGGGGCCTGCTTTCCGGACATATGTCCAGACGCGATCGGGCATGGCTTTGCGGGACCTTCCGAAACATGGATGTTTCGGAAGAGCCTACAGGGACGTATTCACGGCGTGTCCTGCAAAGCCATGCCCGGTCGCGTCCCCCGCGGACTTTCAAGGCAGGTCCCTCGCTACGCTCGGGATGACCCACTTCAAACCCCGAACCGCTTCTTGAAGCCGTTGTCGGAAAAGCCCTGCGTCACCTCGCCATCGTCCGTCACCACCACCGGTCGACGGATCAACTGCGGATACTCGCGCAGCAGCAGTTTCCACTCCGCTTCCGATCCGGGCGCCTTGCGGTTGGCCGGCAGATTGCGCCAGGTGGTCGACGATCTGTTGATCATCGCGTCCCAACCACCGAGCTTGTCCTTCCACTCGACCAGCGTCTCCGGTGCGCGCGGCTCGTCGCGGTAATCGACGAAAGCGTGTTCGATGCCGAAGCGGTCGAGCCACTTGCGAGCCTTCTTGCAGGTGTCGCAGTTCTTGAGTCCGTACAAAGTCGTCATCGTCAATCCGCCAGCCCGCGCAACAGATCATTGATGCTGGTCTTGGCGCGCGTCTTCGCATCGACCTGCTTGACGATCACCGCGCAATACAGCGAATGCGAACCGTCGGCGGCCGGCAACTGGCCGGACACCACCACGCTGTACGGCGGCACGGAACCATACGTGACCTCGCCGGTGGCGCGGTTGTATATACGCGTGCTCTGGCCGAGGAACACGCCCATGCCGATCACGCTGTGATGACCGACCACGAAGCCCTCGACCACTTCCGAGCGCGCGCCGATGAAGCAGTGGTCCTCGATGATCGTCGGCGTGGCCTGCAGCGGCTCCAGCACACCGCCGATGCCGGCACCGCCGGACAGATGGCAGTGCGCGCCGATCTGGGCGCAGGAGCCGACCGTCGCCCAGGTGTCGACCATGGTGCCCTCGCCGACGTAGGCGCCGATGTTGACGAAGCTCGGCATCAGCACCACGTCCCTGCCGATGTGCGCGCCGCGACGGGCGATCGCCCCAGGCACCACGCGCGCACCGAGGGCACGGAACGCGGCTTCGTCGTAATCGGCGAAACGGGCCGGGATCTTGTCCCAGAACGGTGCCGGGTACGATTCCACCACTTCCATGTCCTGGGTGCGGAAGTACAGCAGTACCGCCTTCTTCAGCCACTCGTTGACCTTCCAGCCGCCCTGCCCATCCGGCTCGGCGACGCGGAATTCGCCGCGCTCGATACCGTCGATCACCCGCTCCACCGCCGGCCGGGTCGAGCCGTCGATCTCGTCGACGGTCAGGCCCTGGCGGCGCTCGAACGCGCTTTCGATGATGACCTTCAGTTCATCGCCTCCGGCCTGCGGAGTGGTCGGATTCTTGCGGGGGGACATCAAGCATCTCCTTCAAGGCATGCAAGCAAGGCTTCCTTCAAAGCCTGCTGGTGGGGTTCGTCAAGGGGCTGGTCATGGCCGTCGGCATCGACCGCGGTGACCTGAAACAGATCCTCGGCACGCTCGCCGAACGTGGCAATCCGGGCATCGTGGACACGCAGCCCCTGGTGGCGCAGGACGCGCGTCACATCCGCCAGCAATCCCGGTCGGTCGGTGCATACCAGGCTGGCCTGGGTACGGCCGCCGGCAGTATCGTCGAAAGCGACCTGCGGCACGATGCGGAAATGACGCAGGTGGCGCGGCTGGGCGCGACGCGGCGGTTTGATCTCGTCCAGGTTGCCGGCCAGCGCGGCTTCGAGGCGCTGTTCGATTTCCTCCGCTGCCGGGATGTGGCGCGGATCGGAAGGGATCACCTCGAAACTGTCGAAAATGGTGCCCTCGGGGCCATCCAGCACGCGCGCCTGCTGGATCGCCAGACCAATGCGATCGAGCGTGGCGACGATCGCGGCGAACAGGCCGTCGCGGTCGGGCGAATGCACGAACACTTCCATCGCACCGGCGTGCGCGGCAACCGGACGCGCGCGGACCCGGGTGTCGCCCGTGGCCACGCCGCGCAACGCACCCGCCTGCCAGGCCAACTGGTCCGGACGGCCTCGTCGGAACGCCGCTTCGGGCATGCGCGA from Lysobacter alkalisoli harbors:
- a CDS encoding Spx/MgsR family RNA polymerase-binding regulatory protein, yielding MTTLYGLKNCDTCKKARKWLDRFGIEHAFVDYRDEPRAPETLVEWKDKLGGWDAMINRSSTTWRNLPANRKAPGSEAEWKLLLREYPQLIRRPVVVTDDGEVTQGFSDNGFKKRFGV